The nucleotide window TATTTCTACGTTTGTGATTTAATATCGGCAAATATCTCGTGACggatttatcaattaaatcgcgggagcaatttttcaaataatccGACGGTGAAATCGTCAATTTGTAACGAGTGACGAACCCTCGAGCCTAACGTCATTGAACCCTACAAAGCTATTGTTCTATCTGCGTTTCTCTTCGTTGCCCACGCCCGAAATTAACGGCCCGTACTTCTCGCGCGCCGACTGTTACACGTTTCCTACCGATGTATCTCCTCGCCATCCGCGTCGCGGCGAGAAGAAAGACGCGCTTGGCTCCAGCCCGTGACGAGCGATTGCCTCAAAACTCGCGGTCgcgattttttatcaaacgtcGTTCGAGCCGCGGGTGTACGAAATTGATTACGGGGGCTTCTCGCCTCTACGATtctatttctataaaaaaaaaaaaaaatacggaacGATAATCGGCCAGGCGAGACGGGTCACGAGAGGATGATTTTGACAATTCGAGCATTATCATGCGCCTTGTCATGCTAATATCCAAGTCGTTGGCTAATGCGGCGAATAAATTTAGCGAACAAACGAGTTACGCGAGCGCCGTGTAGTTTCCCCGTTATCTTTCGGCGAACAAACAGATATCGGTACTGTATTTGATGACGgcttattaataaatgctCGACACTTGGCGGAGTCGGCATTCTTACAATCGAGCCCTGATTGCCCGAGGAACACGCCGCGCTATCGCCGTTGCTTTCCGAGTGGGCGGTTTATGATTAACGATTATTTGCAGCTCAGCAATTaacttcaaaaaaaaaaattaagaaaaaaaaaaattaaaaaatcgtccCATGCGCCCGGCTGAGAATTTCCTAAGAcgggagaggaagaaaaaggaaagtgTCGTTTTACTGCCGACGTGGAAGGTGCTACAGATCGACGGTGGGCATCGATTTACATAGAGCGCGGCTAGTGGCGTCGTCGCGGAGGCATAAGTCGTCGAATTAGCGGGCGGAGTCCGACGTGCTTCGCGACTTCAATTGCGCCGATCTACAGGGGGGAGTTCCGGAACAAAGGGCGAGAGGAGGGCAAGGCGGTCGCGAGCCTCGCAAGGGGAGAAAAAACACCGTACGTTTCAGATAAATATAGTACCGAGgtcgcgaaaaagagaaaggaaggagCGGGTTCGCACCGTGCGCGGTAAGGGATAGCACCAGGATTCGGAGAAGAGCCTCTCCCGTCGGGTTCGTGGCCGTCGGTGGATTTCACGGTCTCCGCCAGCGCGCTCGGTTCTCTCGGGCGATCGCCGTGCCTCCCCCTCGCGCCTATTACTCCGGCCCCCGTCGCGCGGTGCATTGTTTCTCGCAAACGCCACCGCCGGCCACTTCGGCACGACTTTGCACAGCGGCCCAGCGATAATAACTTATCCGCTTTCCCGAGCTGTCCAATCTCCTCGCGACGATACCGCGGGGGGGTTAAAGTGTGCCCGGTTACGATTCCGGCTGCGGAAATGATTCTACAACGtattcgcgtttttttttttctttttttttcccctccgtcGATCTCCCTTCGACTTCGCCTGCTACCCTGCCCTCTTTTCCACCGTAGAAAACTTCTCGGCGACGGCGTCGGACGGCGGGGGCGAACCGCTAGCCGGCGAGTATCTAATGACGGTGGATCTTAGAGGGCCAGCTGATTAGTGCCGTCTGGTATTGATTTTCCGATGACGGCCGCGCCGCGCATACTGAGAACTCCCAGCAGGACGACGACGCACACGCGCACAgcaccgtcgtcgccgccgccgtcgccgccaccTCCACCATCACCGACACCACCACCATCGCTAACCACGCCGCCGTCGTGCTCTCGCGCGCATAACGAGTCATGGGACCGCGAACACGCCATACACCGTGCAAGAGCGAGGCAGGCACACATACACGCATACACCGATGCACACACGTGCAGACAATGTTAATACCGTTCGCTCGCGTCTCACGCGTGCATGTCGttcggagagaaaaagagagagagagaacgagcgtGGGGTATACGTGTGCGCGCATACAGCTGCAGCGGCGAGTTCGATCCGCTATACTTTGCACCGTCGGTCGCTTCGTGCGTCAAACTTGGGAGAATCCGCGACGGTCGACGGGCGAGCGCCCGTCGTCGAGCTTCGTCGGCCGGGCTTTTCCCGAAGGAAACGGCGACGTAGGGCCAGGCCAcggtctcgtctcgtctcgtctcgggCTACGACGGCTCAAGGCCGCGAGAGGAACGGCCGGGGCCTGGGTCACGGGAGAGACGGAACGCAAGCGAAGAGCGTGGTACATACACACGAGAGAGCcagggaaaggggggaggagagaaaaagagagagaaagaaaaaaaaacgagagagaaagagagagatagtaGCTGCTGAGAGCGTGTCGCTCGTGCGCatacgtgtgtgcgtgcgtgcgtgtcgCGCGAGATCCGCGAGAGGAAGGCAAGAGTAAAACGGAACGAGAGACAGGTTCGGgccgaagaaagaaaggagacgCGACAGCGAGGAGAGACGTGAGCCGGGCCTCACCTATTCGTCTATCTATTTATCCATCCATTTATTCGTCCCTATCGCTCTAGCCCGAGGcgcgttctttctctctcttgcaccGCGTCGCGCTCAAGTTGGCGTGGAGTCGGCGGAGAGGCAGGCAACTCTCGGGAGGCTTTTGTACGAGGTTCCCTACCTGCGCAGACGAACGGCAGATCCTTCACAGCACAGCCCGATCCATCTACGTTGTCATCGCCGAATCGCACGCTCTGAGCAAGGTGCGGGCACTCCATGTTTTCTCCAGGCGCGCTTCTCCACGAGGCCCGCGCGGCCACCTCGTCGCagtcgtcctcgtcgtcgtggCCGTCGTCGtggtcgccgtcgtcgtcgaacGTTCACGCGGCGGTcccgtctttctctttttccacAGTGGGGCGGCGGACGGGGATCGGCCTGAAgggagggggggaaagggggcAAGAACGAAAGGGGACAACGAGAGAGGAgcgaggagaggagaggagagagaggggaGGTGGGGTAGGTCTCGGCAAAGGACGACGAGCTACGCCGATGGGGTTGAGTCCCGGGTAGAGTACAGTTAAGATGAATACAGGCGGGGTACGCGCGTTGCGAGTGCCCCGTGATATCCGTCACATAGCGCGGGTACTAGCGAAGCACACTGTTACGTCGCCTTTAACGAGGGAGAGGAaactgagagaaaaaaaaaaaaaaagaaaaagaaaaaaagtacaagTTTTTACGATCAGGGAGCGTATGCGTGACCGACGACCGTCGCTCCCGTAGCGCAGCGTACGACTTACTGAGAACCAGAGGGACAAGCGCGCAACGCGAGAAGCGAAGCGGGCGGGCGGGCGGACGAACGCGACGGGCGAGCAAGCGAGGCGAGCTTGGCGTGCGAGGCGAGCGAACGAATCCGACGTGCAAACGAGTGCGAGGAGAACGGCGGCGCGTCCGACTGGCCCCGACTGCCGACCGAGCTCGACCGAGCTGCGTAGAGCTCGGTTCTGCCGGTGGTCGGCCGACCTCCAGAGTCACAGACCACTAATAGTCGACTGACTCTCGGCCAGCCGGTGCTCCTCGCACCCGTTCCTCCGCTTCGTTCCTTCCAgcgcctctctctttcccacGGCCGGACCGTCGCGCCCTTTCTTCCGCAGCacctcgctctctctttcttccgcgCGACGAGCTGAGGTTGCGCTAGGTCTTCCTAGCCTTGGCTCCGCTCTCCTCCGCTACCTAGGGCCGCGCGCAGGCCGCGCAGCTCGGCCAGGGCTGGACTCTTCGCCGAGAGTACGAATCTTCCGCCGCGAATGCGAATTTATTGAGCGGGGACAGGCTTACCCCGCTAATTCGAATCGATCCCGTGAAATTGCTGCGCGCCGAGACGACGCGGCCTCGCGCCGAACGACTAAGAGATATCTCGCGGATTCCCAATGGACGCGCTCGCACCGCCGTGCGCGACTAAACGCGAGGAAGCCAAAGTCCCTCTCGCGACACCGTACCGCTTTCGCGAGTCGTCCTGAGATGCAGCTTGCCCCCCTCCCCGCTCTATATCCCTTTCTTTACGTAAAGCGCATTGTTAAATAACCTGATCAGCGAATCTCCGTTTTACGAAACTCGCATGGGCACCGACGAGCGTTCGAGCTGCACCTGGCCCGGCCGATGTAACGCGTCGGGGAACGTAGTCGTCACCCTTCTGTCCCTCTCGGTGCGGTTTCACGCTCCGTCATGAGATATCGCGAGCTAGCAGAACCAGTTCTTCATACAGTGACGATAACCGGGCGGCTTTAGAGCAGCCGAGCACGTCGACGCTGCCCGTCGATCGGCGGGGAACGACGCGAAGCGTAAACGAAAGACCCACACTGGCTCGGAGCGAATTGACGCGAGGCGGTCGACGATGACAGCGGCGCACATGTGCCGCAATGAGATTACCCGTACGTtcgtgtgtgtgcgcgcgggGATTCACAGATCGTAGGATCGCAAAGGAGGGGAAGACCTACGCGAAACGATTATGGCCTCACATGGCGATCGCAGCGGATAAGAACAGGCATTCTCGCTCGAAACGTACTTGGACGCGCGGTGTGAAACAAAACTATCTTACGCTTTTACAGTACGATTAAAATGGCGCAATAAGCGCACGCGCGACGCTGCactcaattcttttttttttttgtacacaTCTCTTAATGCAGCTGTGAATCGTATCGTTTCTTATCTCCTTTTACAATACTCTGCACCTTACCGAGAAGGTCCGAacgataacaattattttctttcaaattgtAATTACGTTTCATTTCGAATAAGCGCTTTTGAAAGGACTTAAGGACGGACAGTTAAGGTTACCGAATTCAACGCTGGGTTTGACGAACGAGATttacaaaaagagaaaagcacTCTGACGCGAACAATAAGTAGCACGCGTATTGTGAGTGTtagtttgcaattttattttaaaagcgcAAGACCAACCATTTTCTTGGTAATGTGAAGGAGAAAGGAGCGATATTTAAGAACGCCTGCTAAACTGTGGGACGGGCTGCGTCAGTTGGAGTCCGGTGATGTTGTTGAACTCGAGCATCTTTAACATTTCCTTGGTCTCTGGATCAACCTCGATGATGTCGTGTTCCAAAGCGGAGACTTCAGGAACATAGTTGTCTCTGCGTTCCCTCTCTTCCTCCTGCAGCTTTATGGAGATACCACGCACCTGACTGTGCCTCAGCCTTTTCATCAAGTGAGTAACAAACCTAACAATGATTAacatacaattattataatcatataattgaaaatctacacaaataaaaaaaaaattcataaaagtatttaagaCAAACGCTACAAATAAATCTATGCACGATATTATAatcaatcaattttaattaatttataaaactgcAAATAGATGAGAATAAGATAAATTAAGCATTAATCAGTCAACAAGATtgaaatgtttcttttttcttaagtaatattttttgagCATTTTTTAACACTTACCCAGCAATCTTGTTGCGCAAAGATTTGCTAGGAATAATAGCTATTTCCTCGCATATCCTCTTATTTGTGTGAAAGTCCAAAGTAAGACGTGGATAGTACTTCTCGATAATCAGCTTCGCGGCCTTTTTGACCGTTTTGGTCCTGACACGACTCTGAAAATTCGTAAGGCAAAATGAATGAACAATCCGACGCAGCgcgatacatttattttatatctccAAATAATGTTGTCGATTGTTCTGCCAAAACTCGAACATAACCTAAGTCTAAATCGAGCAGAGTGTCGCGCGTTATCACTACGGCTCGCGGCTGATTAATATTCGCACTGttagattaattaatgagCCCACAAAACAAACGCTCGTGAATCGCGGATAATTTCTCGTAGATTCCTACGAATTTTCGCggattaagaataaaattcattGTAAAATACGCACCATGTTGACTCGTATACCGGAAAGAGCACGAAACGCATCGAAAtgaagagaggagaaaaagatgGTCGACAACGCCTCGCGCGATGCCGCCGACACCTAGggaaaaaatttagaattaccTCGGTGTAAACGacaacgaaggaaaaatattatcaaaataatattttaataattttacaaattattgaAACCATTATAATAAGTAACAATACttattacgtaatatattaagtaatttCGCGTCGTTTCCATGTACATTTCAATTTtacttgtaatattaaaaacggaCAGTTACGTTACAtagaaacaaataattacacgAACTTTTACGCGTAAACTCATTTCacttttgatataattaaattctgtaACATTATTCTTATACTTTTCATACCGCGAAGATCGCGAAGAAAATTACCGACTCCGATAATCGATCTACgccgaaaagcagatatggcatttgctgaggcgacggcagctagcgaacgcgactttagcgtcgtgatcgtcgagtttcacatgtgctgcatatattatataccgcgccggccggttgccgatgactgattttttcccttcgttctctcatcccttgtTTCTGCCGCCTagagttacgtacgctagTCACTGTCGCCGCAGAACATGCTatatctgctcttcggtgtacatCTCTCGAGCAGTTTCTATATCGTCAGGTTGGTAGCATTGCTCCGCTGAGTTTCGAATTAGTCGCAAAATGGCATCGTAACGGAAGGTTCGTCTtccagcgcgcgcgcgcgaatccTCTGTCTATTTCGCCGATCTTAACTCGCGCCGAAATATCGTGATTGCTTCCTGAGAAGCATCTGGTGCCGTGAACGCGGGGGTGAGTGCCACGCATAATTGTGCCTCAGGATTATCGATCTCATTGCTGTTTGATGCGGACGATCGGAGTCAAGGTTTGGCCGTTACGCCGATGCTCTCGCAAGCCGACGATCTCTCACGATTGGCGCCAGACCTTCTTCAGGTACGCCCTATTTTGTACGACAACGCTGTTTCTTTATTCGCACCCTGCCGAATATGTCGGGAGTGTGGTTAaactttctaaattaattttgaaacttCTTGTCGTGTAACGGCGGATTATCGTACGGGTTCCGACATCTCGCGGTGAAGTAAGAAACAGAGTGAACAGGATCGAGCCCGAGCTAAAATTCGCGGATAAAACGTCAGCCGTTCGTTGTCTATCCGACTCGCTTGAGCCGCGCTTCTGATAGGTGTCGCTAAGAGGCGCATAATCTTCTCCGGGCCGCTCGAGAATAACGAAGAATATTTCGGTGCCGTGTAAGATACCGAGATCGTCATTTGGAAGTATACCACGCGCGTAAACAAGTCCCTTTAGTCTAGCTGCAACGAAAAAAAACGGTATGTGTTGTGACTcgaagttttttatttctggcGTCGATCAGCGAGCCCCGAGGCGCGCGTGCGCCTTTCGGCGGTTCCGCGTGAAGGTGGAGTGAGCGGTGGTAGGAGCACGAGAGCGGGTGGAGTAAGAGCGAGAAGTTTGCCGCGGTGcgagcgagaacgagagacCGTgcgcggtggcggcggtgcGCGTAGTCGGTCGCGAGCTCGCGGGAGTAGTGAGAGGTGGGCGGTTGGAGTTTGTTTATCGCCTTGGTGAACAGCGAggctcgcgtcgctcgcgagAGCAGTCAGTGCTTCGCGGTGCTTACGCTCGGTGTGTTACGCTCAGCGGCGGCGGTACGGGACGCGCTCGGGTCGAGACTCGTCGGGAAGCTCCGGCCGCCTCTTCTCCCTTTCGTTCGAAAAGTATCGCGCAAAGTTTCCGGAATTCGCGCCTCTCTTTCCTCGTCCGCTGCTGTTACTCGCGCGAGACGACTCGCGCCAACGGCGACCGACAGCGAGGCGTGCGTCGTGTGCCGTAAGAACATGCCGGGGCTCGTCGCGTCCGAGAGATAATAGAAACCGCCCTCGATCCCGGTGGCCGAAGGCTCTCGGCGAAGCGGCTCGCCTATCTTCCTCCGCCGGAAACCTGTCATCGTTTGTATCGGGCTGCGTGCGTACGTCACGTCGGGTAAGTACCCATGACTCTAGTACGCGACTGTGTAAATTGCACGATCCGCGCAACGGGGTCACCGGACGTCACTTTTGACGCGCGGCGGTAGCCGCCGTTACTCCGCGCGATAATCCGTTCCGTCGTTCCTCGCAGCGCTTCGACTCCCGCTCCTCGCGCCTGTCCCGCGTTCAGTATCGTTAACATCATTGCCGTTTATTAACTTAGACTCGTTAAAAGCGCCATGCGCTCGATCCGGGGCTCGACTCCCGTCCCAAGGTCACTTGCCATTTACGTCTTTCTAACCTCgatgtgcaaaaaaaaaaaaaaaaaagagataaaaaactGCACTCGAGCCGGATTGAAACCGAGATAAATACTTTCCCGATGCGCTTTATTTTTCCTCGGAATTAGAGTCGTGTGGAAATATGCCGCGGGATAGATTTCTCGGCGCGTCCCGTTACTCGTGTTACGTTGTATTACGATCTGTCAACGCTCCGCTCTCCTCGGTAGCTTCGTCTCGCTTCCGTCAGCTGACAGCGTGGCCAGCTCGTCAACGACTTTCTCCTCCACGCGCGCTCGTGTCCTTCGCCGATTTCTTGCCGCCGAGACTTGTTACCGCAAGACTTGGAAGCGGGCGAGCGAGCggatgtttctttttttttttttttcctcttctttttctttcaaaccCGTCGTTTACGCGTACGCCCGTTCGAAATTTCTCCGTCGAAAGGTCGCGGGTCGCGCATGTCCCTCCGTCTCCCTCGCTTTCGTTGAAAATCGAGGTCGGCCTTGACCGTCGCCGGCCGAATCGCGCTTGCACGATTTTGACTTTCAACGACATTATCGCGGGCTCTTAAGCTCGATAATATATTCGGAGAAACGTCTCTCCTGTTCTGCGACATTAAtccctttttcttctacttGAAAAGTATACTTCTGCGTTAATCGCGCGTATGTTTCTcgttttgaattattttatcgatccTTTATTTCGTTACGCTGCTTATCTTGTAGAATGTAATTTGTCGTTATTTCGTTgtcggtatttttttttcctcctttctttttttaattttaaagtaagaACTATATTTCCTAGTTTTCGCGCGTTTGTAAAACggaaaaatcatttattacgTGTCCCGGTTTTATTGCACGCAATcatgtatgtataattatgtaCATAAATTAAGATTCGACCGTGATGAGTAATTTTAATGCATATAATATGCTATAAATTGAAAGCAAATAAGGAAGGCACGATAAATACGCGAGGTAATTTTTTAGCTGTTACacaataaaaagagaattacaCGTAAGTTACCCGTAGTAATAGATGTAAgattattctgtaaaaaaattggtaaatttgcatttatagtagtcttaaaaatttaattattaaatgtacgaacgtaaaaaaaaaatcatataattttGCACGTAAATTTAGaagaacgatttttttttatatattattttttatatcgtaattaatgatttttttatatattattttatatatcataattaatgattcaatttttataactattaataatgtaaatttaccACATGTTTTACAGTGTAATTTTACATCCATCAAAACGGGTAATATTTCACAGTATTCCGAACTTTTAACATActgaatattttgtttaaatcacGCTTATCAGAATTCCGTCGCTAATTTGAAGCTCAATTGtactgaaattattaatattacaaattgttAAGTATCATTCGTGCAGCTCTCAGGTCGAGAATCGACGATTtccggataaaaaaaaaattacccgCGTCATTCCGTTTCAATCGTTTCCGTTTCGTCTTTCGTAATAAACGCGGACAAAATTCCCGTGTAACAATCCATCGGCGGCGAGCGGAGCCGAGAAGTCGCGGCCGTTGAAAAATCGTCATCGATGCCGTATGCATGAAACGTCGCTCGTgagaaatatcgcgcgcaacGCGAGCCGAGTCGCTGTCTCTTTGCGCGACGTGTCGCGAAATATGCGGGCATTAGAGGAGTCAGCGGACGAACGTCGCGCCCTTCTTTCTTCGTGTCCCTTAAGCCCGTTTCACGCGATTCGTACCAGCATTCACCGTCAGAATTCCATCATTAATTCACGGGACTTTGTTGCAGTGAAAAAGGTTCTGTCTCGCGGGACTTACGTTGCCAAGAAAAGTCAATCGACGACACGGCAatcgatttaaatttgtatgCAATTTGCGAGTCCCGCGCGCGTCTCCCGATCTCTccgtagaataaaaaagaaaggaaaaaaaaaagaaaaaaaaattgttttttaatcgcgcgcaTTTTTTTACGACATAACGTTTGCGCGAAAGAGAGTCACTTCTGACGTTCAGTAGATAACGCCCGCGATACGAATCGTGCGAGAGCGGGGCCTTTCTATCTCGGGCTCGGCGTCGCTGTAAAACCAGTCGGGCGAATGAATTTCCAGCACCCGCTTTAATTCCGTCTTCTTAATTCGCGCGCACACGCCACGTACAACACGAGCCACATTAACGTAACATCCCCGTCGTAACGTCGTATACTGCGTAATTACAGCGCATAGAGTAGATACGCTCTCGCGCGGATCCAGCTCCTCCACTGATGCACACTCTGTCCCTACCGTCTTGACGCAACCAGGTCGCCACTCCCTTTccttccgctttttttttttccccgagtcttttttttccctcccgcgcTAAGAGGACTGTAACTTCGGTGGAAAATTACGCGCGAGTGTCGGCAAACACTCATGCGCCCGCATTTAATGCAATAGTTGAATAAGCACGAGAAAGTTTGCAGTTTACACCCTTCAATATCACAATAGAAACTCGAGATCTTTTTCTGTGACATAAAAGCGTAATTGtgcgcgattaaaatatatttgtataggataaaaaaaagaaggaagttgaaaaataaaaattaggtacgttgaattaaattattaaattgagaTAAGTCGCGAGAGAATTTTTGTTTGTGggtatcaattaaatttttagatatCAAAGATgtggttttatattttatatatatttttagcttTTGTAAATCAACAttcttttattcgaaaatattttaatttattatagtttCGTATACATTCAGGTAAAATGTAACTAAATCTATgcaaaacgtttttttttctttttttttaaataaattaatgcaaagGGAAAAAAGGGTTATCTTGATATCTTTTAACGCGATTCCATTGCGTTGATCATTTCAATTAACGTTTACCGTAATTGCTTTTGGTTGTGTGCAAAAATTTgtgcatttattttactttcacaCGTAATTACGTCACTATTTAAAGGTGCAGTTAAACGATCATTAACTTCTGCGGCTCGAATTGATGCGAATAAATACCCATTTTGCCCGTGATTTCCGCATTAAATCCAAAACGACATAAAATAGCATCAAAGCGACGCGGAAAGTGAAAGAGATTGATGCAAAGCATGCAATGCCCCGATTAATTTCTTGAAGTAATAGATCACTAccttttttataaaagcatTTGATGCGatctatattctttttttcatatatgtacatacatgatctgtaaatatatatcaaaGTATATAAAAcacaatataaaattcaaagtAGCTTgcgttaaacaaaaaaaaaagaaacattttcaTCTCATTTGTTATAGATTTTACGTTTGAAGCGTAtctgtatatacattttatttccctcacgtatattttattattaataatttattacataaatctagagcgttttaatcaaatatacGACATCGTTAAAATCAGTAATTACATCGAAGCTAGTACTTTCATTTCTTCCGCGTCTCACTTTTACAATATCTCATTTATTAGATGGAATACCGctctttgaattttatttgtacagCAAAAAGATACACAACACTCTAAGAACGTCATTAATTTATCTCCAGATTATATTCTGTTCGAAATATACGCGACGTTTAacgtttcataaaaaaaaagaaaaaatttagacaAAAAGGCACAGTGtctgttaataaataatataagaaatgAAATGCACGTTATAAATGAGCATACACAGAACGTGGATGTTATCGTATACTTATACGTGTATCTATCGATCTACGTTAAACGAACATGCGATGCTTAAACTCGACGcgcaatttataatcaaaccgctttatgtaaaatatcacacataaagaaagaaaacccttttttctcctttttttttgcatcaaCTTCTAATTGCGTAGCGGCATACACGTGTGACGATGTAAGACCCTGTAAGGTTTACGCGGAACGCGGCCACTGACTTTTTCACGTGCGATTAGAAGCTTCCAGCTGTCGCTGCTGTTCATTTAGTCAACGTATGTAACATTTGCATAATCCagacatataaaaaaaagaagtctatatgcgaggaaaaaaatgcGGGCAAagcttgtattaaaaaaaaaaatatatatatacgttttcacatttttttatatttgtgaattttaatattcgtcgaaattattaatgcatcttttatttttataaaaaattatgaagatTCATATCTCTCCATCGTGCTGTTGCAGCGTAGGTTTCATGTTTGTGCTCCGCGTAAACAATTCAGAATCTCAGATATAGTCGAGGCAGGgtaacgaatatatttttataacgagaaaaagaaaaaaaagataaaattcaGTATCAGGCGACTGTATTTATCGCCGAATGTGCACGAGCACGTTGTGTTATTCGCCATGACTGCCGGGTGCAATTAATTGTCTTACGCTTCACGCACGCATAGCTACATTTTGCCAGTGCGTCTGTTttcgaaagcatttttttgCGAAAGTGCGTACAAATTCACATCGGACGAAATTCACTTGGAAGCGTTTTGCATCACGTATGATTGTACCGCTCGTAACATTTTTtccccaatttttttttttttttaatatttttttcctcgggCAACCAACTCGTCCTCAACTTTTCCACGATCGTCCTACGCACAGTTACGCATGTCGTTGCGGCACAACATTTATACTTTAAAGCGCGCTTTGTTCCGATTTGAGTGAGaataaaagagtaaaaatCGGTCGGAAATATTATAGACGCATTGATCACATTTTTATTGCGTGAAAGTacaaaataacgaaatttttttctctacttACGTTTCTGCACAACTGTTCGctgatcgataaaaaaaagcaggtCAATGTTTCTCGCGCGAAAAGAAGAAGCAATTTGTTTTCGACCAAAAAACTATAACCAAAAGCAAttactttttagaaaaaaaaaacgaatagaACGTACATAAACCAAATAAGTaatcaagaaattaataataattattattaaattttgagcTTGTATAATCATATATTTCTACAAGCTCACATTTTTTC belongs to Cardiocondyla obscurior isolate alpha-2009 linkage group LG23, Cobs3.1, whole genome shotgun sequence and includes:
- the Rps17 gene encoding small ribosomal subunit protein eS17, which encodes MSRVRTKTVKKAAKLIIEKYYPRLTLDFHTNKRICEEIAIIPSKSLRNKIAGFVTHLMKRLRHSQVRGISIKLQEEERERRDNYVPEVSALEHDIIEVDPETKEMLKMLEFNNITGLQLTQPVPQFSRRS